CGAATAAAAAAACCACTTaaatgatagaaagataaattaGAAAACAATTCTAGTCTGCAagtcaaacaaattaaataaataaatacattgaagTATAAATATTCATAGAATAGATTACTTACGTTAAAGTTTCCTTAAAAGGATTGTTAGAAGGCACAAGTAGCAGAGAGCACAAATCTTGAACCTGTTCGTCTGAAAGACAGCAAGAAAGACCAAGTTAATAGAGTTTAAAGATGAGAATGAAAGTTTAAAACTTCAGAATTTAATAGTTTATACAATAGGAATAATGATCTCAGGTTCAAATTCATGACCTCCACATCAGACAGTGattggtggagagaacatgctgaggttTTCATCCAGTAGGCAACTGAATCAAATTGAATCCAATAAAAGTAGTGAAATTTAATGCCTTCTCTTTCAACATCAATTATCGTAAATGCATAGCAAATAGTTGTTTGTTTATTACCTCTTTTGTTACTGTAGTTCTGTCTGcgtttcaattttttaaataatgaagaatttagtaaaataactgtaattattaagatagtgtttggaacattaattattaggaaattttgatgaaaggttttaatttagatcactttaaaataggaagtttgtatTATAGAGACAGGGGCAGTTCCAGACAGGTGAATAAATGAAAAGGCATTACATTATTAATAATGGCAAGAAATACACTGGTAATGGGACACTAATTTAATATTAAAGCTAATatattatcacatcatcatcattaaatgttcattgtccatgctggcatgggttggattgtttgaccagaactggcaagctACAACACACTCCAGTCTGaacttggcttggtttctatggctggctgcttttacatggcatcatcatgAATGCTCTACACCAGGGGTCTCCAAAGTACGGCCTGCCAAGGTTTTTAATCCGGCCCGCCGAGCTGTCctccaaaattataaaacaaatgtcGAAAAACAAGCCTTGCCGAaatcatacaaaaacaaatatactttaCACCCCTTTTAATACGTTTGACAAATATAGTACAGCAAATAGACGCAAGACGACGCTAATTGATTTGCCATCAATTAATGTCTTTAAATTGCGCCGgcgaattaaaaatttatacactaAACTTTAGTGTAAATATAGGTTCTTTTCCACTCCACTCCCCCCGTTTTAACTGACCCATCAGAACCACCATAAAATGAATTAACTTCGCTATGGAGCTACCTATCATTCATCTTAGATAATAGGCGATTGTCAGTGAGATGGATGGTGCTGCTTACAATGAAGCAGAGATTCAATTTCTAGCTTTATTGATGTCGCAGAAAAGTCAACCTATTCCGTCAACTGTCGAGAGAGCAGATACGACAAGTATGACGTTAATAAAAGTCCCGTGCCTAGtataataaaagacaaatatcGATTTATCGATGTTACCTACATCTCACGAGCGATGAATAGAGAGGGTTGAGCCTGACGTTGTGTGGTGGTTCTAATCCTGGTGCAGTCGCCAATCAGCGTGGAGTAAAGTTCGATGCGCATTCCGTCAGTCAGCACAGACTTGGCGTTTTCGTTGTGCACAAGTGTGAGTCATTTGTCGTCGTCGCTGCCGAAGTGAATGCACGTATCGAGTGACCTGTGaatattgtttttacttgtttcgtcctTTTACATATATCGTCGAGCAAAATCTGTCGACCCATGGTAAAAATGTTAGCTcaaggaagaaaacgaaaaatcgaCTCTGAGTGTAGAGTTTTTAAGGAACAATGGAACATAGACTATTTTGTCATAGAGTCAAACAACAAGGCACTATGCGTTATATGCACCGACACAATTGCAGTACTTAAAGAGTACAACATTCGGAGACATTATGAAAAAAAGCATTCATCACAGTACTACCAATTCATTGGACAGCTACGTAAgagaaatttgacaaattaaagagAATTTATCATCAATGCAGTTTGTTTTCAAGAAGAAGgctgtagaaaaagagagagcaacaAGAGCAAGCTTCCATGTTGCTAACCTTTTGGCGAAGAAAGGTAAGCCATTTACAGATGGTGAACTTATTAAAAAGTGCTTGAATGAGGTAGCTAAGGAAATGTGTCCAGAAAACGTAGATTTATTTTCCGCAATTAGTCTTTCTGCGAACACTGTTGCTCGTAGGGTTgaacatattgaaagaaatattaaatcacagCTAAaagacaaagccagcaagtttgtaTGCTTTTCTGTTGCACTTGATGAGTCAATTGATGTATCAGACACATCCCAATTGTTATTGTTCATCAGAGGAATAAATGCCAATTTTGAGATTACTGAGGAACTTGTATCTGTGCACAGCATGCATGGAACAACAACAGgcatagatatttttagagaagtGGAAAAGTCAGTGGCTGAGTATAATTTGGAATGGAAAAAACTAAAATGCATAACAACAGATGGTGGCAGAAATATGTGTGGAACCAAAAAGGGCTTAGTTGGGCAAATTAACAAAGTAATTGAGAATTCCGGTGGATTGAAACCTTTGGTATTGCATTGTATTCTTCATCAGCAAGCACTGTGTGGAAAGCATCTTGATTTATCATCTGTATTAGATCCTGTGATTTCCACTGTTAACTACATAAGATCTCATGGACTCAAACATCGCCAATTTCGTGATTTCTTGGAGGAAATGAATGCTGAGTTTCCAGACCTACCTTACTATACTTCAGTAAGATGGCTTAGCTATGGAAAAATTCTGGCTAGATTTTTTGAGCTTCgaactgaaattgaaatatttttaaatgagaaaaaccaTTCACAGGTGTTGCTCAAAGACAGTGAATGGCTCTGGAAATTAGCATTTTCAGCCGATTTAACTATGCATCTCAATGATTTCACCTACGGATACAAGGTGAAACTTCACTCATCTGTGATTTGTACTCAAAGGTGAAAGCTTTTCGTAAGAAATTAATACTATTTGAAAGTCAGTTAACAAGAAGCTGCTTTACTCATTTTTCACGATGTGACAAAATAGACAGGAAGCTGCCACTCCATTTCCAAACTTGTTTGCTCAAGATGTCATTTTAGCTTTGAAACAACAGTTTGAAGAACGTTTTTCTGATCTTGATGCATGTTCTTCAAAactaagaatttttgaaaatccaTTTAACTCTGTTATTGGAGACTTACCTTCTGAGTTACAAATGGAAGTTATTGATTTGCAATCCAATGACATCCTGAAGGACAAATATAAGAGATAGAGAAATTTGATTGAATTCTAAAATGCCTTCCATCCgaccaatttcttcatttaaggAGGTTTGCCTGTgaattcatttcagtttttgGCACCACATATTTGTGTGAGAAGACTTTTTCAAAGATGAAATACACAAAATCCTGCTACAGATCACAATTGTCTGATGAACATTTAAATGCATTGCTTGTTATTGGAACCACTCATTTTGAACCTCAGTTGGACAAAATTTTGtcagaaatgaaacaatttcatgTTTCCCCTATTGatcaaagttaaaaaaaacatgttaattgttactgatattatatacattgtgATTATGTACTGAATAAATaaccttttttaattattaattcactatttatttatattattttggtaaaataaataatttagaaccTTGGCCCCCGTAGCTTTAAAAATTCAGCAATGTGGCCCTCCGCTGGAAAACTTTGGAGACCCCTGCTCTACACCACCAGAAGGACTGATCTTAACACTTCTGCAGAGTATGAGTCTTCTtcagtacagcaaggcaccagacaccttggtcctttgtcatctcgccTGACCACAGTTCATGGAAATACTGGTTTCTAATTTTttgggccagcaattttgggaggaggagttcagttgattacattaaccagctggtatttattttatcggcacaagaaaatgaaaggtaaagtttaccactgcagaatttggactcagaaagtaaagacagacaaaatgccaccgaGTCTGCCAGATGCAATCTTAAAAGTTTGtggaaatattgattgttaaacattGGTCCAAGCTCAGGCATTTAATGGAAGAGTACAGTTCATTATAATGacttcagcgagatttgaacttagaatgtatagAGATGTAAGTCAGTACTGTAAGGCATTTAATCTACTGTTTCTTCCACTAACCACTtcgatataatataatgaaatagagTTCTAACAAAAGTACAACCCACAAATTTTGGAGGATGATCATTAAGTGACACATGATGACTGGTAATAAAGATGAGAGATGGAGCAAGACGGTGGTAGGTATAAACAGCAAGTGGCTTGAGAAGAGGAAGTGAAGACGGGTGATGATGAAAAGCATCAGATAAGAACAGTTCCTCATACATAGGTGCCTTGATGGTGGTAGAGGTAGAGTGATCGAGACGGTGGTGGAATATGCATAAGTTCAATGCTATCTCTCATTGAATGGACAAAGTGCAATGAACAGGAGAGGGCGACAGAGAGATGAGAAACGGACAAATTCATTGCCATCTCTAGTTACACATGCAGAGCAGTACAGTGGAGAGGAGAAGCCCACTGCTACCTCTTACTACACAGGCAGCATAGAACAATAGATACAAGCAAGATTTTTCTTCACCTCTGATTGACAAATTTTACCATCCACCCACCTTTTACTAAGTAAATATAATCTTCCACTAAGTTGTCccctttctttattttgttaacTGTAGAAACAAACTACAAAAAGGAACAAGGATATTTTATCAactgtgaaagaaaataaatataaaaacgaacAATAATATTTAAGTGAGAAGCTTACCTTTGTGATAAGTTAATGTTAACTGGTGTAACACTAGAGTTGTTTGGTTTGGAGATGAAATAGTCAAGTAAACAGGTTACAGGGAGGATACATCTTGATGGTTGATTATAACATATGTTACCAATACTATCTGGAGAATGAGGGATATCATTGATTTTTGGTGTGTCTTCCTTATCAGCTGTACCACTCATACTTTGGAAACCTGCAGGCTGTTCACTTGGTTTTGGATGTTCATTTTTTGTTAGAGAAGACTTTTCCTCAATCTGCCTTGTAACTGTATGTACAGAGGACCAGTATGTTTTGCCAGTATTTACTAAGGCATCTAATGGAATAAGTTTTCCTCCAAGTTGAGTTAAAGCTTCAGATACAATATTGATTGAATCTGCCATTTCACTGGAAatctaaaaagaaatttaaaaagaatatttaaaagaaattgaaCACTGCTGTTATTTATAACTTTCCCATACACACACCAAACTCTTCACCTCTTTGTTGC
This sequence is a window from Octopus sinensis unplaced genomic scaffold, ASM634580v1 Contig10755, whole genome shotgun sequence. Protein-coding genes within it:
- the LOC118761216 gene encoding uncharacterized protein LOC118761216, which produces MADSINIVSEALTQLGGKLIPLDALVNTGKTYWSSVHTVTRQIEEKSSLTKNEHPKPSEQPAGFQSMSGTADKEDTPKINDIPHSPDSIGNICYNQPSRCILPVTCLLDYFISKPNNSSVTPVNINLSQRMSLDCKSITSICNSEGKSPITELNGFSKILSFEEHASRSEKRSSNCCFKAKMTS
- the LOC115228490 gene encoding general transcription factor II-I repeat domain-containing protein 2-like — protein: MQFVFKKKAVEKERATRASFHVANLLAKKGKPFTDGELIKKCLNEVAKEMCPENVDLFSAISLSANTVARRVEHIERNIKSQLKDKASKFVCFSVALDESIDVSDTSQLLLFIRGINANFEITEELVSVHSMHGTTTGIDIFREVEKSVAEYNLEWKKLKCITTDGGRNMCGTKKGLVGQINKVIENSGGLKPLVLHCILHQQALCGKHLDLSSVLDPVISTVNYIRSHGLKHRQFRDFLEEMNAEFPDLPYYTSVRWLSYGKILARFFELRTEIEIFLNEKNHSQVLLKDSEWLWKLAFSADLTMHLNDFTYGYKVKLHSSVICTQR